atctctataactgtctggttcggttctgcaacccaacaagaaagacacagacttcagaggataattagaactgcagaaaaaataattgctaccaacctgccttccattgaggacctgtatactgcacgaatcaagaagagggctatgaaaatatttacagttccctcacatcctggacataaactgtttcaactcctaccctcaaaacgacgctatagagcactgcacaccagaacaactagacacaagaacagtttttccccgaaggccatcactctgctaaacaaataattccctcaacactgtcaaactgtttactaaatctgcactactattaatcttctcatcgttcccatcatcaatctctttccacttatgactgtatgactgtaactttgttgctggcaatccttatgatttatattgatatattgaccatcatttgtgttgtaaatgttgtgccttgatgaaggtatcttttcttttctgtacactgagagcatatgcaccaagacaaattccttgtgtgtccaatcacacttggccaataaaaaattctattctattctattctattctattctattctattctattctattctattctattctattctattctattctattctattctattctattctacaattaaaaatataaaacataatttgACCAGTTATCAGTATTCCATTACTGTTGTTACTATTCGACccctgcacgcatgcacacaccacacacattctaattctaattttccctacaacaacaaccatgtgaagtgggttgggctgagagaaagcaactgacccaaaatatttcagttttcatTCATGTCTAAGGAAGATCAAGAACTTCTGGTTTCTTGGACAGTACCTTTACCACTATGCCACTCTAGCTCTTTAGATTGTACATATAAATAGTATATATCATCTTAGATGTTTCTATAACATGCAATCTTTAAGAAATGTTTATTAGAATTGATTATACTTAAGCAtgtttaaattttacattttgtgATTTATTAGGTGATAATATTTACAATCTTTGCTCTTTTTCAAGTATGGTTCTTTAATTATAGGAGTAGTGGGCTAAAACAAGCATTGTAAATTgttttatatgaaaataaaacaattaaaaattgtttatgtatatttataattCAAAATATGTAAGAATACATATTCAATCTAGTTCCATATATAATGGCACCTTGTTATttgactgcttcaaaactcaTGCAATGTGATACTCaaccattttgatgtgaaaatgttgTCCCAGTACTTGTAGTTTCTGCATGCTGCAAAAGAAGATGGGGATAGTTGCAAAAAGCTAACCGGAAGTTGTCCATGCTAATAAGATTGCTACAAAAGGAAGAGGGAGATGGCCAAAACAAAGGGGTTGTCACCTGCTTTGTTTGGcacaaacaatatttttttagtttCCATCATGCCTCTTAATCAATTAACATCAAGTACCGAAGTACCACTGTACTTGGTATGTACCTATGTTAAATATTGACAGAAACAACAGTATAGTTTTTCCCAAAACATATGATGTGGtgctaacatttctttttttcctttccttctccaggGTATAATTAATAAAGTGGCACCTAGCCATATTGGCTGTCTGGTTCATGAATGTTTCAATGCTTCTATCCCCAAACCAGATCACATatcaatagaagaatggaaaaacTTTGGTTTTCAAATAGGCATTAGACTGGTATTTAAGGTGCTGCATTTTGATTCAGACGCTGCTGGAGTATTCTGCATTCGAGGAAAATTGTGTAAAAACAGGTAATACATATTTTCTAAAGTGGCTTGATTATAGAATGTAAGGCTTGATAACAaaggttattttattatatagcatatatacCATATCACAAAAATCTTAAAATCTCATTTATTTCTGAAAGATTTAATGAAAAAGTATGTGAGatctataaaaatttgaaaaataaacatggaaaaattactaccaataataataatggtttgtGTCCCAAAATGTCTGTTTATGCTAGAACTTCTGTCTTCCATTTAAAGGATATGTCAGGATAATCCATTTAAAAGATAAAGGATAATCTAGATGTGAAGGTACTATTACAACTGAAACAGTCAGGTATGAACCACTGGATAAACTGTACTGTGTTTTGCTTTTGTATAACTTTAGGTATTTACTAGTATTGTAAAAGTTGTTTTctcagttatttttttatttttagtcttGGAGAAGAGATGCTGAaggaaaaatgcaagaaaaaatacGAAAAACATTGTGATGTACATATTGGCTCAGAGGAGATGGAAGTTGATATATCAAGTGTTgggatagaagacagagaaatgaATAAtggtgatgatgaagatgatcatGGTATATATGATAAGCCTGAGACAGAGAATGGGCAAGATGGAGCAGAGGTGGGAATGCATGCCAGTGACTCCAGTGGTTACCATAGTGATCATGGTAaatctaagaaaaagaaaagaaaactttttgaggaggaaaatggaCACTCTGGTTTGTTAAAATCTAAAgctaaaaagaagagaaaagagtgAAAATGTCTGAATAATACCAATGTGCCTTACCTGTGTTTGGAACTCTTCTGTCAGTAatattttgacatttttatttcattttagcaTCTCTAATTAATGTCTGAAGAATTCCATTGTAGATGCTGGACTTCAATAATGCCTAAAATAATATGAGAAAAGACATTTATGTTATTGTCTAGCTTTTAACTAGCAGtgtatttaaagttttagagaaaaAAAGTCCAAATCCTAAATTAAGTTCTTTCTCTGAGCTATATATTTAGTTTTGAATATTTGTTTTCAGAGTGATATTAAAGAACCTTCCTGAAAAATTACTATATGAGAACTTATTTGTACTCCGTGTTAAAATCACAATAACTTTCAAGACTTCTTTTATGCCAACACAGTGAAGGAGAAATTGATCCCTTAATTATGGATGTATATATATTAGGAGTGGGACCTGGGTTTTCTAATTTGGTGCCTTGAACTTCAGCATACCTACCTGGATGCCACTAGGTTCTGTCACCACCTTATGATAAGCAAGCAATTTGCCATATTGAAAACAAAAGTTCCAGATCCAAGTATCATCTTTATATACAAGGGTGGTTTGGGGCTCAAATAGATCCATtagctttatttaaaaataaaaagagtggAAGGCTTTATCCGTAGACCTTGTTTAAAAGTTTCCATTACTACAAGAAAATGTTTTGTAGTTATGTTCTTTAGTAGTCCTGCCATTTCAATTGCTATTTTGTGAAAATCCTCACGTCTCAAATTTTTAATACAGCCACAAGTTTGAAAAGAAATAGTAATAGTCTTTTAAAAGTATTCTATTATTATGAATACCTTTGAAAATTATTCTTAATAATATAAATTTCCATCTATTTCTGTAATGAAAGATCGGAGGAATTGAGATTCTGCTTCTGAGGAAAGTTAATTGATGGTAACAATAcaatttttaatggttttataAATTATCACACAGATAAATCTATACATTTTGTAGAATTTTTTCAGACAGGACTCTAATCAATgggtttaaaaatatatatatatttatcttaaATGTTGGATAATCTTTCCTACAAAGTGTTTAAAATAGTAGAATGTAACATCTTGGAAGAAAGTAGATATACCTtcattaaatgtttaaaaaaactaGATAGCCACTTAGGAGTTCTTGTACCAAAAACTTAAAATACTATGACCCGTAGTATGAATCATATATAGGAACACTTGTACTGTGGGTATTTGTGTTTTTGAATCATTTtaatagaaaaatgttttttaaaaagaatccacTTCTTTCAGGCCACTTCTAGGAGACTGGTATAAACCAGTTTTGTCCTCTTTGAGATTCATTAAGTATACAAAGTGATAGATTCAGCTGTGCGGTTCAACTGTGCAGTTGAATTCATACGCCATTGACTGATGATTATGCACCATATCATAATTGGGCAAGCAATGGTTTTTCACCCTAGGaaatgaaagttgggttttgaagAAACAGGATAGAAATAACATTGATTTTGAAattggtattggagaagacttctgagaaTGTCATGGAGAGCCCAGGAAACAAATAAATGGGTGGTAACAGAGTCACAAATTATTGTT
Above is a window of Ahaetulla prasina isolate Xishuangbanna chromosome 4, ASM2864084v1, whole genome shotgun sequence DNA encoding:
- the POLR1F gene encoding DNA-directed RNA polymerase I subunit RPA43 produces the protein MAEMEAGSTLGATEVEAAVVTSTAAPNAPVPLPICVELPSFQAARALAENRYSCLVVVPHRRHIALPPRFLNRKRTGICAQLDAELRRYSDSFQGVPVAYDDIKITKELGDIIDDIGAIHLDIEATFVVFQPKPGKKLVGIINKVAPSHIGCLVHECFNASIPKPDHISIEEWKNFGFQIGIRLVFKVLHFDSDAAGVFCIRGKLCKNSLGEEMLKEKCKKKYEKHCDVHIGSEEMEVDISSVGIEDREMNNGDDEDDHGIYDKPETENGQDGAEVGMHASDSSGYHSDHGKSKKKKRKLFEEENGHSGLLKSKAKKKRKE